The following DNA comes from Miscanthus floridulus cultivar M001 chromosome 5, ASM1932011v1, whole genome shotgun sequence.
GCACCCAGAGCCGGGCCttccccgccgccaccaccacctggtccacctccacctcgacccgcaccaccaccaccacgtccACATCCACCTCTGCTGCTGCcatcaccacctccaccaccacgccGCCCACCTGCTCGCTCCCGCGCCGCTGGCCCATCTCCACGACAACCAGCAACGGCACCCGGCTCCCGTGCTCTTCCCCAACACCTACCCGAGCACGGCGCCCGGCAGCCGGCGCCGCCCCGCGCCGCCGTAAGAGAAGGCGTGGAGGATTTCGATCCCGAGCCGGAGCTGCTGCACGCGGAGGAAGCGGAGGTGaacgaggaggaggagccggtgtTCGTGCTTACGGACGAGTGGGCGGAGTTCTTCGCCAAATCCGAGGCGAAGAGGAGACTGGGTAATTGATCACCATTTCGTCATTCGTCTCTGATTGTCTCTCTGCGATGCTTTTGTTCTTTCTGTCTCTTCGTACTTACTAACTACTCAAATGGGTCGATTTTCTTGGTGTCGCCATGGAACCGTGCCGATCAACAGCTAAACAGCAGAAGAAGAAGGGCTGGAAGTGATCTGTCTGGGCCATCAGATCAGCAAGAGAACGAACGAAGAACTTGTCAACATATACGCATCGCTTTGCCAGGAGTTAATATGGTTTTTTCTTCCTTTATATACTGAGAATTTTGAGTTCACATGATCTGAACGCTTTGCCAGTTCAttatgcctttttcttcctttataTAAATTTTTGAGTTCACATGGTCTGAAATCTGTGCTGTATCTATTCGAACTTGGAGAAGGAAAAGAAAATCAATACTACGTCAGCTTCTGTTATGACCGTACAAGAATATGCTGGCTGCACTGTCCCCCTTTCCCTGTGTTGTAACGAATCGCAAGCGATCTGTAGATGAAACCGTACAAGAATCTGCTGCCATTAGCATTTCCCCCCTTTCCTTGTGTCGTAACGACCCTTTCCTTTGTAGTAACGAATCGCAAGCGATTTGAGCAATTTgtgcagtacttttcagcgaaagaacagtattttctcttacaacaaatcagcataaacatcagcataaaccaaatttcagcgaaacaaacagggccGAAACCACTACAGTTATTCGTAATGCGCAAGATTttttggacaatttagaagaaatTTAAGAGAAACAGATCTGCAAGCACGCAATTACAAGCTAAGGCCAggtaaataaataaaagcaaatgcAAGTTTTGTAACCTGGCTCTGCTACAATTTCCGGTCTCTTAAAGCTTGCCTGAAAAGTTATAAAATCAGCAAGGTCACAGTTCACCGGCAATGGTAACCTAAGGCTCACTAGGAACAGGAATCTTCCCAGATTCCTACATAAATCCAACAGCATCGATAAAATCTCTTTAAAaaatttttaaataaaaaatctccTTATAAAATCCCATTGAAGTTTCTGCGTGCGCTCGAGACACAGGCACACAGCCGCAATATGTACATTTCAATTATGCTGCATCCCTAACATTATTCCTACACAAAGCAAAAATTGGTGATGCTTCCTACACCAAACATGTTAGCAGTTAGTACTAAAATACAAAATACCCGGATGGTGAGCCACTCATCTATGTTCACAGTACAATTCACTATGCCACATTCCACATTGTTTACAGCACAAAACGTATGAAGCTAAACATGGCTCATCTCCATATGTTAAATCCGCATCGGTGAGCTCGACAGGAAAGGCTTTACCGTCATATTAAGCTCCACATCCCATAACTGGCACAGTACACTATGAAACAATCTGCTTAGCTATGCTGAAACATGTTTTCTCACCACAGGAAAACATGAGATTCAAGTGCATTCACTACTGTGCTCGGAGAAAATTTATGAGGCTCAACTGAATCCATGTCAACATTGATCAGCTATTTCCGATGCTTCCTTTTTGTTTCAGTTCTTTGTCGCTTTTCCTCTTCCCATTCCCTCTCGTGCATTCTGCAGTTAAACCAAGTTAGGTTAGAAACAGAACCACAAGCATAATAAATGGAATTGCTCTTAAAACAAAATTCAAATGTCGTTAAATAGTAAATAATGTACACGTGCAAGTGAATAGCACCAGAAACCATAATACTACAAAAGTAATTCTTTTATAACTACAAAAGTAATTCTTTTATGACTACAAAGGTATAGGAGGAAAAAAAATCTGGCTTACTAATTTGCTGTTATATTTGCCTTTCATTTGCATAAACGTAATGCATTTATTGAAAACGATTCAAACATATGAGGTAAGATGCGATTAATATTTTCCTTTTGTTACAAAGGATCGCCACAATTTAAGGGAACTTAACGAATAAGTAAACCATGCTGTTGCAGGGGGGATTTGCTTTCGAACCTAGTAACGACAAAGCCAGGGCTTGCCAAAAACACCACCAATCATGCACGACATACGGTTACCACGGTTACCACCAGACAAGGCCCCACTCGGCATTGTCATGGTAGATGGAACATTGGGCAATTTTCTATACGCTAATCATTTGGTGATCTATTATATACCAAAACTACTACAACCAACATTTGGCTACAGATACATCATTTTAGTCGGAAGTTCATCAAGGTCTCATCACAGCCTAAGAAATCATTTCCATCTTCCGCCATAGGACTAGCAACTTTTCAGCAGGGCAATGTCAAGACAACTAGGTTGCATTAGATCGTGTATATGTAATTATAGAGGATCCAGATTAGATAAAGTTTGATTGACGAAGATGGGGGCATACATGCTGTGTATGCAAGATTTTGGATGAAGTGATACAAGCGTGGTTTGCTAGGTTGGTCTGCAGCAGCAAGCACCGGGGCCAAATGACACTATCTTTACTGAATGGTGGCGCCAGGCTAGGCATCAAAGTTGAGTTAGTTGTTTGGTGGATTTGGAAACATAGAAATGGTTGTGTTTTTGAGGGGGCCTCACCTAGTCTTAATATGATCTTACAGAACATTAGAAATGAGGCCCTTTTATGGTGTATGGCAAGGGCCAAAGGTCTCGAGAGCATTTGGCCGTAGGAGTTTGATATGGATCGTTGGTCGTAGTTTTTATTCTTTCCGCAATTCTTCTGTACTAGAACTTGCCCTATTGGCCTTGTTTGAGTCTtcttagggcagtcccaaccCAGTGTCCATGGTAGTTTCTATAGCATTGATTGTCTTGCCACGTAGGCGTTTTGATGATGTGGAAGAACAATTAAAGAAGAGAGGTAGTAATTGTTTCTCCCCTGAGAAAACGTTTCGGCTCGGGCTCCAAAGGACCAAGAAAACACCCATCGTGCGGGTGCGTTGGGGCGCCCATGTCATTTCCATCGGCTTCATTTCGCACCGCAGCAGAATCCCATGCGCTTTTATACTGGCCGGCGTGGCCGCTGTTGCCCCCCTCGCCCGAGCCATCCGTGAGCATGCACCATCATCCTCCCATCGATCCTCTTCTGTGCCGTTATCCTGGGCGGAGAGGGCTGGCTCCATCCGACCCTCTTCTGCCCAATTGATCCCCAACCAATGCCCAGCTCTACCCGCATGACCTAGATATGCTATATTCATCCCCAATCGATCCTGCTCCATCTGCTTCTCATCATTAATCTCTGCAAGAATGGATCAATAGGGAAACGGAGGTGTGCAATAAGAGAGAAGATCGAAgaagtcttctagctccagaCGACGCACTAGTGCAAGCAGCAGGTGCGCCTACCTCTGTTGCCTCCGTCGGTGCTCATATCTCTTCTGGCTCAGTCGCAAAGCATCAAGTGCTACTGCAGCCAATGGATGATGGTGATGTGCCGCCCAACAGCTCAGAATGGTATGATTCTGGGTATAATTTTTCACCTTATTGTTATCTGCAGTTGATTATTTGCAGATGTGTACATTATTGTATGTACCTGCAGAGTATCATGTGCATAGTTGGTACTTGGTTGCTATATTTGTCTCACGTGTATAGTTGAGCATCACCTAACTGTACATATAGGCATGCGAATTTGTATGATGGCTACATGGATGCTAGTTGTAGCTGATCAACTCCTTTTTGTGATGATGCATGTGGTCATTAAATTCTTTTCCATATAGAAACTACTATAGTAACCATGGGATGCGAAGGTTAGTTCCTTattaccctctctctctctctcccccctctaGAAAATGCTCAAAGAAACTATGGGTTGGGACTGCCCTGGCTCCTTTTCTCTCCCTAACATAGTAACATAATGATGCTGTGCGTCCGAGGTCCCATAATGTAACTTTGACCCTTGACTTTTATTGTACTATATTTGCAAACTCTCTGAATTATAATATCACGCAACATGAATCTATTCATATAAAATTCAAATGCACAATATTGATGTCCAAACATTAGTATGATTCCATAAAATACAACACACGCACCACTTTTTCACGACTGAGGGGAGAATTGTTTTTTATTTCTGTGAAGTTCAAATTATTAGTTATTTTTACATAGCCTTATTTGGAAGGAAAAATAACATCCTATTGCGTTGCAGTTTCTGTGTAGAACATTGGAACTTCTGGGAGAATGTAATCAGAGCTAAGATGTTatgactttgattttgtcaaaggAATCCAACAAACCAAGAAAACAGAAAACAAAGAGCAAATCACAAAGTGGAAAAGATATTTATTAGAAACTGTGCAATGCATATTTGAACAAGAAATTATTCTTTATCAAACTCACTGATCAGACTCTCGACGACTTGATTTGCTTGCCGTGTCCTTGCCATGCGTCCTAGGAAGGTCATCAGCGTGCGAGGTACGATGTTGTGAAATTAAccctttcctttctctttctCGCACGTCAGACAATTGTGAGCTGCCGGATCCATGGGAGGGAGGCTGTGGAGCAGAAGGTGCATATTCCCCGGCTTCTAAAGAAGTCTGGTCTCGCTTGATCTTTCTCCGTTTAGAAGCACTAGTAGGGTCACTGTCTTCTTTCAAAGAAGTCCCCTTTTCCCTATCCCTGTCATCTACCTATACAATCAACAAAGGATCTGTAAGTCAAACATGTGGTTCTTGAAGTTAAAGCAACCTTACAAGGCAGCATATGTGAAATTACAGCTACAGGATTCTTCTGCTGTCAAATGGCAGTTAACAATCATTGAATACAGAACAAATGTAAAATTGTACTGATACAACAAAAAAGAATAGTACACAGTGGTCACACACCAGATGCAGGACATAAATTGGTAAAGACATCTTTTACCTTGTTTGATAATATATCCCTATCCTCACGCTTTCTATCACGAATATCTTCCTCTCTTCTGTGCTTCCCATCATCCTGAAATGACGAAGTATTCTCCTCTGACTGCTTCCTTTCTTTCTCGTCGCGCCTGGGAGATGACCTTTGAACATGCCTGGAGCTTCCACCCCTTCGGTCAGCATCTTCTTCACGTCGGTTGGCACCAACTGATTGGGGTACAAAACTTGCGGGAAGAGGTGGGGGTGGTGGCAAACTTTGCCCTCGGAATCGTTCATCAGAAGAATGTGTCCGGTCCACTGAAGGTTCAGCATATTTAACTTTATTCCTCTCATCCTTATTTCTATCCTCTCTACCTTTTTCAGGGGCTTTATCTGTAACTCTCTCTTGCATCCTTTCAATAGAACGTTCTCTCCTCTCCGATAATCTATCTGTTGATCTTTCAATGGCATCTTCCCCACGACGCCTTTCAGCTCGATCTATTTTTTCCCTAGGATCTCTGTCATATTTATCATCAGATTTCTCTTTCATTCTGTCTGCCCTACTTAAGTTTTGTTCCTCATTAGCACTCTTCTCATGATCCACTGAACGAAACTTATCTCCGCCACGTGAGTCCAAACTCTTTTCCTTGTCTGCATGGTGTTCACTCAAATCggcttcattttctcctttccTCCGTTTACCTGATCTATCTTGCTCCTCAATCAGAGCAGGTCTTTTTTGCTGTCTCACGGTAGAGTCAATCAGATCAGTAGACTCACCAGAGGGATTAGCTGCTCCATTTTGTGTAACCAACACTGCATTTCTTTGAGAAGATGACGAAACCTTCCGCTGCACTGGATGCAAGTTACCATTGCTAATAGTGGTATTGGTTTCTTGGGCAGCATCAGCTTGATGAGGCATTGCTTCTCTATCAACAGTTGAGACTTGTTGATTTACATTCCAGCTAGTAGATTTCCCAGCTTTTGCATCTTCCTTTGCAACATCATGCTTCATTACCTTCCCAGCATTGTGTGCACGCTTTTGTGTTGCTCTTGTCTGTTGCATAAAAGAATTGAAATAAATTCCAAAAGCTCATGTCCAACACAACATTGCTCACTGATATGCATACAAGCATAATGATTGATGATGTTTATTGATTGTAAGGCACCTTTAGGACAATGTACGTCCACGAGGAATTCAATAATTAAATAAAGAGTCAAGAAGCTCCCACACACAccccacccccccaccccccaccccctcTTGTTTTGCCGTAGCCAGGTGTTGCCTAAAACTATGAGAACATCAGACTACTGGCATCAAACATCAGACTACAACCTGACAAAATCCAAATAGCACAAGACTTCAGCAGCAAACAGTGTCCATGAAAATATAGAGGGCAAAAGTAGGCGCTAATAACCAGACTTTCGAACAAATAATTGAAATCATGACAAAAATATGGAGAGAAGAAATTACTATTCAATCAATTAATATAGTTTCACTAAATATAAATTGACATGGATTCAGGCAGGCAGACTTTTAAAACTCCGTACTACTGACAGAAAAACCACAGAATGAGCAGACCTAAATAATGATAAAGACGCATAGTGCAAGTGAAAACAGGCCTATATTTAGTGATGGGAGTGTTGGCTAAGTATTCTTGTGTTTTCTTTTCCCTTGAATTCAAATAATAAAGTATGATAACCATGCAAAATATAAACTAAAGACATGAAGAATTGACAGATACCTCAGATTCCGAAGTAGGTTTTGTAGAAACTTTAACCCCCTCATCAGACACAGGTTTTGGAGGTTCATCCACTGCACGTACAACCACTGAAGATTTCCCTTGTACGGAGGAAGATGGTATTTGAATATCAGATCCATTTGCAGGCACAGAGCTCTTCTTTTGCTGAACGTCAGGCTTCATAGCACCCTCTGACCTTTCATGCTTATTCTCTATAGACTTTGCACGGGCATTTTGATCTTTTGCCATCGAGGGATCTGCTGACTGGTTTCCTGTAGGAGATCCAAAGATTAGTGATGCTCAAGCTAATGACAAAACTTACACAAAAAACTTCTAAAGATTCCATTTACCAAGCACAGATCTTGCTGTTGCTGGCTTCAGATCAATGTGTCCCATGCCGAACTCTTCTTCAGATAGCCAAGAACTCTGCACAATAGACAGCATTACACTTGTACATATTGTACACAAATAGATGTCTCCTACTGGAGAGGGGAAAACAATAATTGGAATTATTGTAGAACTAACCTTGCGAGCAGCTAAAGCAGCAGCTACACCAGTGGCTAGAACTTTAAGATCTTCTCTCTCATCCCCTTTTAGTTTAGCCACCTGGTCAAAAAGGTTGGTGAGAAATATACCAGCAGCATAACACAAGGAATAAATGGTAATGGACTCACCCGTTTCTCAAGATTCACACCACTTTTACGAATCACCGGAAAGACACTAGAAATCTTTGTGAGCACAATAAGGGCATTTCGGATTTCCATGTATTCTTTTGATTCCATGCATTGGTTAAGCGCTTTGGTGATTCTTGAACTCCACTTCCAATGAAcctttagaaaatagaaaaatacAAATTATTAAAAATGGCGAAAACCATTCAATACAGAGAACAGCGAATAACACAATCACATAAGCATCATATACTTCCTGATTTTTCAGATCAACATGGCCAAAGATATAGAGAGAATAGCAAGATACTAAGACATATACTAATATAAGGGGCGTACCCAgggcagagagctcccgctctgtgcggggtctggggaagggtgtcagtggcaagccttaccctcgcttgtgcaatgcgaggagaccgcgactcgaacccgggaccttccggtcacaggcggtaagccTCTACCGCTTGCACAAGGCCCGCCCTTCAAGACATATACTAATATACTAATACTAAAGAGTATTTCAAAATACATAGAACTAATATCATGGATTAGTACAACAGAAGCTCCACTAAGAAAAAATGGAGTTAAGCATGACCAATTGTACATAGGGAAATAGCAGCTACCAAAACATTAGTTCCTCAAAAAAAGTCTATATAGCCCCCCTGAACTATCATTGTTGGTCTACTTTGCCCCCTAACCTACAAAACAAGGTATTCTACCCCCTCACCTATCCAAACCCATGTAATCGAACCTCTAGGTGATTTCAATTGGTGGTTTTGCCACTGGCTTTTATGGTAAACAGTGCTCATGAAAAGCTGAAACTACGGAATTAGATCTGTAAAACAAACAGGCTTGAGCCATAGtggtgctgacatgtgggcctcggTTGTGCCAGCAAGGCAAAACCACCGATCGAAACTACCTAGGGGTTAGATTAAACGGTTTTGGATAGGTGAGCAGATAGAATGCCTGGTTATACCAACAGCAATAGTTCAGGgagttatgtagactttttcctgATTCCAATGTATAAGTTTCCCTTCTACTCCATACCTCGCACATTCAAATTCAGGGAACTATCATTATTACTGGATTGAGTATGCACGATTCCAAAGCCACTTCATATAAACTATTGTGTTCGAAGCGTATAACAAAGGTCTGTCATGACCTTTTCTTCATTTATTACATGAGAAATGATAGAATGCACAGGGAAAGAATTTCAAGCAACAGTAAATATAACTTTAAGAACGCATAAAACCTACCCGAACAAACTGACTATAGGATACACGCTTGCTGTTTGGGTATCTGAAGTACACTGCAAAACCTGGTTTGTTTGCACATTCACGCTCATAAACAGATTCATCACTCTGCAGCGTGTTGGAGGTAAACAGTTAAGAAGCACTAAAACAATAACCGAGACTCCCAATCTTTACCATGAATACAGCAATGATAAATGTGGTAACCGTTGAGGGGGGAAATACCTTCCAATAGTAGGCCATCTTCAATGTATCATGAAAAAACCTTCCAAGCCTGCCAGCTTCAAATTCCGTGCAACAGCATATCATTGGCTGTAGGGTTTTACAGACGAGAACATCGATATGATTGACTGTGTTAAAGaaaggagtcccaagggagtgtAGTGTTTGGACAAATGTAGCACAATATACTGCATCTTGCATACTAAAAACACATCGTGGGAATATGCAGCGCTGTAGGAACTCCATGTTGATTTTCATTGCATCCGGACTGGAGCTCAACCACTTATCCTTTTCACGGGCTAACCTTTGGACCACAGATGCAATGTGCTGCTGGTGCTTCTGAGATTCACTGTTCAGTTTGTCGAGTAAATCTTGGATTCTCTCCTTGTCCTTCTTACGTCTTGAAATTGCAATGCTAGAGTTATCTGAGTTGTCCTCCAATTGTTTGAGATTATCATGCAGCTTATTGATTTCTGTATCATAACGGTCTTTTGGGAAGTGAAGATCATAGAGTGTTAAGCCCCAGAAAGTAGCATATAAATCTGGTGAAAGACTGTTCCAAGCTTTTGCTGGCAAAATTGACTGGACTGTGTTAAGAAGATCTGACCACCTGTAGCAAAACAGAATATTCATGTGAGTTGATAACTCAAATTACCATGGACTAATAGTCCGGTAACCATGCATTGCAGATCTTCAATAAACATGTACCAAAGTTAATTATCATTAAATCTGAGAGGTAAAAAATCCCAGCCGATTATTAAGCCAAAAAGAAAGGCATGAGTACAACTGTGCATAAAGATCATCCATGCACACATGCACAGAAAGAGCCTTCAGGTTAAGGTGTAGaaccaaccaccaccaccaccagctcaAATATTTTTATGAGTAGAAGAATGTCAAAGAAATGCCACTAATATTAAAAACATGTTAACCAGTGTTAACCTCAACAATGATTGAAAAATAAATTCATAGTTTCAGCGTATAGTAATTCAACATTCAAGCCTTCAAGAAATTGCTAGTTTCCACAAGACATCAGGGATGATAAAGAGAAAGAGACCTCTCACCTTGGACAAAATGAAAATAT
Coding sequences within:
- the LOC136451002 gene encoding THO complex subunit 2-like; the encoded protein is MSPPLQAPNYKHITEECLREWKGQSAGAFRIPDPVPMARFLYELCWAIVLGDLPPQKSRVALESVVFVEEARREEELGSVLADIIAHLGQDITISGEYRSRLVKMTKSFLESSITAPRLLQERCEEDFLWEVEQSKLKGQDLKSKEVRVNTRLLYQQTKFNLLREESEGYAKLVTLLCQVGSDLACQNSSSVTISIIKSLIGHFDLDPNRVFDIVLECFELYQDSNIFHQLIPLFPKSHAAQTLGFKFQYYQRLDVNSTVPSGLLRTAALLIKSGFIDLDNVYSHLLPNDDEAFEHFDSFISRRIDEANKIGKINLAATGKDLMDDEKQEITINMYTALEIENDIVGERAPEMEKNQKLGLLLGFLSVHDWYHAQLLFERLAHLNPVEHIEICDGLFRMIEKTMSSAYYIVCHLYYYLPPRNDADQTGTSALFLSSFDLPKEFFQMLTACGPYLHRDTQLLQKVCRVLKAYYHSSKESTRAANVVSPESRIEEALGSCLFPSLQLIPANPAVDMEIWGVLSLLPYEARYRLYGEWEKETEQNPIVLAARQTAKLDTRRLLKRLAKENLKPLGRMVAKLAHANPMTVLRTIVQQVEAYRDMITPVVDAFKYLTQLEYDILQYIVIERLAQGGRAKLKDDGLNLSDWLQCLASFWGHLCKKHNAVELKSLLQYLVNQLKKGVGIELVVLEELIQQMANVQYTENMTEEQVDAMAGSETLRQQASLFGATRNYKVLSKSTNRLRDSLLPKEEPKLAVPMLLLIAQHRSKIIINADATYIKMVSEQFDRCHGILLQYVEFLSSAVTPTAYAQLIPPLQDLVHKYHIEPEVAFLIYRPVMRLFKSSNGGDTCWPLDDNEEGESVSSDDLILHLDSSQEPIMWSDLLNTVQSILPAKAWNSLSPDLYATFWGLTLYDLHFPKDRYDTEINKLHDNLKQLEDNSDNSSIAISRRKKDKERIQDLLDKLNSESQKHQQHIASVVQRLAREKDKWLSSSPDAMKINMEFLQRCIFPRCVFSMQDAVYCATFVQTLHSLGTPFFNTVNHIDVLVCKTLQPMICCCTEFEAGRLGRFFHDTLKMAYYWKSDESVYERECANKPGFAVYFRYPNSKRVSYSQFVRVHWKWSSRITKALNQCMESKEYMEIRNALIVLTKISSVFPVIRKSGVNLEKRVAKLKGDEREDLKVLATGVAAALAARKSSWLSEEEFGMGHIDLKPATARSVLGNQSADPSMAKDQNARAKSIENKHERSEGAMKPDVQQKKSSVPANGSDIQIPSSSVQGKSSVVVRAVDEPPKPVSDEGVKVSTKPTSESETRATQKRAHNAGKVMKHDVAKEDAKAGKSTSWNVNQQVSTVDREAMPHQADAAQETNTTISNGNLHPVQRKVSSSSQRNAVLVTQNGAANPSGESTDLIDSTVRQQKRPALIEEQDRSGKRRKGENEADLSEHHADKEKSLDSRGGDKFRSVDHEKSANEEQNLSRADRMKEKSDDKYDRDPREKIDRAERRRGEDAIERSTDRLSERRERSIERMQERVTDKAPEKGREDRNKDERNKVKYAEPSVDRTHSSDERFRGQSLPPPPPLPASFVPQSVGANRREEDADRRGGSSRHVQRSSPRRDEKERKQSEENTSSFQDDGKHRREEDIRDRKREDRDILSNKVDDRDREKGTSLKEDSDPTSASKRRKIKRDQTSLEAGEYAPSAPQPPSHGSGSSQLSDVRERERKGLISQHRTSHADDLPRTHGKDTASKSSRRESDQMHEREWEEEKRQRTETKRKHRK